A single genomic interval of Chitinophaga sp. 180180018-3 harbors:
- a CDS encoding FAD-binding oxidoreductase: protein MLDVWHTGIVTKLVDETHNTRRFWIQIPDMERFDFKPGQFVTLDLPIHEKKNKRWRSYSIASHPDGTNVIELVIVLLEGGAGSTYLFNEIREGSELLLRGPQGVFVLPEPLDKELFLICTGTGIAPFRSMAHYIREHAVPHAPIHLIFGCRYERDLLYAQEMRDLAGTLPGFTFIPTLSREENWLGRKGYVHQVYEEMLREDKRPANFFLCGWKAMIDEAKQRIQAMGYDRHAIHQELYG from the coding sequence ATGCTGGATGTATGGCATACAGGCATTGTAACAAAGCTAGTGGATGAAACCCACAATACTCGCCGGTTTTGGATACAGATTCCGGACATGGAGCGTTTCGATTTCAAGCCAGGGCAGTTTGTGACCCTGGACCTTCCCATCCACGAAAAAAAGAACAAACGGTGGCGCAGCTATTCAATCGCATCGCATCCCGATGGTACGAATGTAATTGAGCTGGTGATCGTATTGCTGGAAGGTGGCGCCGGCAGTACTTATCTTTTTAATGAGATACGGGAAGGAAGCGAATTACTGCTAAGGGGGCCCCAGGGAGTTTTCGTATTACCGGAACCGTTAGACAAGGAATTATTTCTCATCTGCACCGGCACCGGCATTGCGCCATTCCGGTCGATGGCACATTACATACGCGAACATGCCGTACCTCACGCGCCCATTCATCTGATCTTTGGTTGCCGGTATGAGCGCGACCTGCTTTATGCACAGGAAATGCGTGACCTGGCCGGTACCCTGCCCGGATTTACTTTCATACCTACACTTTCCCGGGAAGAAAACTGGCTCGGGAGAAAAGGATACGTGCATCAGGTATATGAAGAAATGCTCCGCGAAGATAAAAGGCCTGCCAACTTTTTCCTTTGTGGCTGGAAAGCCATGATTGATGAGGCAAAGCAACGTATCCAGGCGATGGGATACGACAGGCATGCGATACATCAGGAGCTGTACGGATAA
- the dtd gene encoding D-aminoacyl-tRNA deacylase, translated as MRVVIQRVSAASVTVDGAVTGQIGQGLLVLLGIEDADTAEDIHWLSAKIVQLRIFNDDAGVMNLSVKDVHGDVLLVSQFTLHASTKKGNRPSYIRASKPDTAIPLYEKMIHQLEQDLDTTIQRGIFGADMKVALVNDGPVTIIIDSHNRE; from the coding sequence ATGAGGGTAGTTATACAAAGGGTGAGTGCTGCATCCGTAACAGTAGATGGAGCGGTGACCGGCCAGATCGGGCAGGGACTGCTGGTACTGTTGGGTATTGAAGATGCCGACACTGCTGAAGATATCCATTGGCTGAGTGCCAAGATTGTTCAGCTCCGGATCTTCAACGATGACGCAGGTGTCATGAATCTGTCCGTGAAAGATGTACATGGCGACGTTCTGTTGGTAAGCCAGTTTACGCTCCACGCATCTACCAAAAAAGGAAACCGGCCTTCGTATATCCGTGCCAGTAAACCCGATACAGCGATCCCTCTATACGAAAAAATGATCCATCAACTGGAACAGGATTTGGATACCACCATCCAGCGGGGAATTTTCGGTGCAGATATGAAGGTGGCACTGGTGAACGATGGCCCCGTTACCATAATTATTGATTCACATAACCGGGAATAA
- a CDS encoding glycine--tRNA ligase — MSTDQNKFQAIISHCKEYGFVFPSSEIYDGLSAVYDYGQYGSELKKNIKDYWWKSMTQLHENIVGIDAAIFMHPTTWKASGHVDNFSDPMIDNKDSKKRYRVDHLIEGHAETLSSEAGAALLAQMDELLKENDFAGLKTLIEDNKIKCAVSGTANWTDIRQFNLMFSTQLGSVTDEANEIYLRPETAQGIFVNFLNVQKTGRMKVPFGIAQIGKAFRNEIVARQFIFRMREFEQMEMQFFVRPGTQQEWYEKWKEERMQWHLSLGIDPAKYHFKDHVKLAHYADAAVDIEYEFPFGFREVEGIHSRTDFDLKQHQEYSRKKIQYFDTEINQNYVPYVIETSIGLDRMFLLTVCNAYEEEDLSTAEKQDSRVVMRFPAKLAPIKLAIFPLTKKDGLPELAKQLMDDCKYSFHCFYEEKDAIGKRYRRQDAIGTPFCVTVDHQTIEDGTVTIRYRDTMEQERIPMSQVKQRVLERITN; from the coding sequence ATGTCTACAGATCAGAATAAATTCCAGGCGATTATATCGCATTGTAAAGAATATGGTTTTGTTTTTCCGTCCAGTGAAATATACGATGGTTTAAGCGCTGTATATGACTATGGCCAGTACGGATCAGAACTGAAAAAAAATATCAAGGATTACTGGTGGAAGAGCATGACCCAGCTCCATGAAAATATCGTGGGGATCGATGCTGCCATCTTCATGCACCCTACTACCTGGAAAGCATCCGGGCACGTGGATAATTTCAGCGACCCGATGATCGATAACAAGGATAGCAAGAAACGCTATCGTGTAGATCACCTGATTGAAGGACACGCCGAAACATTGTCGTCCGAAGCCGGAGCTGCCCTCCTGGCCCAGATGGACGAACTCCTCAAGGAAAATGATTTCGCAGGGCTTAAAACCCTGATTGAAGATAACAAGATCAAATGTGCTGTCAGCGGCACAGCCAACTGGACAGATATTCGTCAGTTTAACCTGATGTTCTCCACTCAGCTGGGTAGTGTAACTGATGAAGCCAACGAAATTTACCTGCGCCCGGAAACAGCTCAGGGTATCTTCGTGAACTTCCTGAACGTACAGAAAACCGGCAGGATGAAAGTGCCTTTCGGTATCGCACAGATTGGTAAAGCTTTCAGAAATGAAATCGTTGCCCGCCAGTTTATCTTCCGTATGCGCGAGTTCGAACAAATGGAAATGCAATTTTTTGTACGCCCTGGCACACAGCAGGAGTGGTACGAAAAATGGAAGGAAGAACGTATGCAGTGGCACCTGAGCCTCGGCATTGATCCGGCAAAATACCATTTCAAGGATCACGTGAAATTAGCCCACTATGCTGATGCGGCGGTGGATATCGAATACGAATTCCCATTTGGTTTCAGAGAAGTGGAAGGTATACATTCCCGCACCGATTTCGATCTGAAACAACACCAGGAATACAGCCGTAAAAAGATCCAGTACTTCGATACAGAAATCAATCAGAACTACGTACCCTACGTCATCGAAACGTCCATCGGGCTTGATCGTATGTTCCTGCTGACGGTTTGTAACGCCTACGAAGAAGAAGATCTGAGTACCGCGGAAAAACAGGACAGTCGCGTGGTGATGCGTTTCCCGGCGAAGCTGGCGCCCATTAAACTGGCTATCTTCCCGCTTACCAAAAAAGATGGACTACCTGAGCTGGCAAAACAACTGATGGATGATTGTAAGTACTCCTTCCATTGTTTTTATGAGGAGAAAGATGCGATCGGTAAGCGCTATCGTCGTCAGGATGCGATCGGTACTCCTTTCTGTGTAACCGTAGATCATCAAACCATAGAAGACGGTACTGTTACCATCCGCTACCGCGATACCATGGAACAGGAAAGGATTCCGATGTCGCAGGTGAAACAGCGGGTGCTCGAGAGAATTACGAATTAA
- a CDS encoding YihY/virulence factor BrkB family protein, with protein sequence MAGKGKLRIFWHVLKQSGSDFMDDKVLKLSAALAYYTIFSVAPMLIIIIFLCDLFLGKDAIEGNIYGQIQGLVGSDAASQIQAMIKNASLSGDMSWATIIGFGTLIIGATGVFAEIQDSINYIWRLKSKPKKNGLLRMLLNRLLSFSLVVSLGFILLVSLAINGLVELFSVLVVKLLPGKVTSGILFSLADFIVPFIVIATLFAIIFKVLPDARIKWKDVRVGAVATAILFMIGKFAIGYYLGASKVTSTYGAAGSIVIILLWVYYSAAILYFGAVFTRNYVQYFGSRIYPNDYAVWIKQVEIPHTSEPVEEG encoded by the coding sequence ATGGCGGGAAAAGGCAAACTTAGAATATTCTGGCATGTGCTGAAGCAATCCGGTAGCGACTTTATGGACGATAAGGTGCTGAAGCTCAGTGCTGCCCTGGCCTACTACACCATCTTTTCAGTGGCTCCCATGCTGATCATCATTATCTTCCTCTGCGATCTGTTCCTGGGGAAAGATGCGATAGAAGGTAATATCTACGGCCAGATCCAGGGCCTGGTAGGCAGCGATGCCGCCTCCCAGATCCAGGCCATGATAAAAAATGCCTCTCTCTCCGGAGACATGAGCTGGGCTACCATCATAGGTTTCGGCACATTGATAATAGGTGCTACCGGGGTATTTGCTGAGATTCAGGATTCTATCAACTATATATGGCGACTGAAATCCAAGCCTAAAAAGAATGGTTTGCTGAGAATGTTGTTGAACAGACTGCTTTCTTTCTCCCTGGTGGTAAGCCTGGGATTTATATTGCTGGTTTCCCTGGCAATCAACGGTCTGGTGGAACTTTTTTCTGTGCTGGTGGTAAAACTGTTGCCCGGTAAGGTCACTTCCGGCATACTCTTTTCCCTGGCCGATTTTATAGTGCCGTTTATTGTGATCGCCACCCTCTTTGCCATCATATTTAAGGTATTGCCAGATGCCCGGATCAAGTGGAAAGATGTCAGGGTAGGCGCAGTTGCCACTGCCATCCTTTTTATGATAGGAAAATTTGCCATCGGATACTACCTGGGCGCCAGCAAAGTAACCTCTACCTACGGAGCCGCCGGCTCTATCGTGATCATCCTGCTATGGGTGTATTACTCGGCCGCAATCCTTTATTTTGGTGCTGTTTTTACCCGGAACTATGTCCAGTATTTCGGTTCCAGGATCTACCCCAACGACTATGCCGTGTGGATCAAACAGGTGGAAATACCGCATACTTCGGAACCGGTTGAGGAAGGGTAG
- a CDS encoding MBL fold metallo-hydrolase: MIEIQQFTFGPLQENTILLINGKKECIIIDPGCYFQDERKELLQYIQTHGLNVIRLLNTHCHFDHIFGNKLISDTYKLRPEYHELEQPVLDSSQQVGAMYNIPFEPSPVAGRYLQEGEKIPFGSDELIVLFTPGHSPGSVSFYCPGQQFVVGGDALFFQSIGRTDLPGGNHHTLLKSIREQLFVLPDEVRVFPGHGPATSIGFEKRHNPFLQEE; the protein is encoded by the coding sequence ATGATTGAAATACAACAATTCACTTTTGGTCCTTTACAAGAAAACACTATCCTGCTTATTAACGGGAAAAAGGAGTGTATAATTATAGACCCAGGATGTTATTTTCAAGACGAAAGAAAAGAATTATTACAATATATACAAACGCACGGGCTAAATGTTATAAGATTATTGAATACCCACTGCCACTTTGATCATATCTTCGGAAACAAGCTAATATCGGACACGTATAAACTCCGCCCCGAATATCATGAGCTGGAACAGCCGGTACTGGACAGTTCGCAACAGGTGGGCGCCATGTATAATATTCCCTTCGAACCCTCTCCGGTTGCCGGCAGATACCTGCAGGAGGGAGAAAAGATCCCCTTTGGTTCGGATGAACTGATTGTACTGTTTACTCCCGGTCACTCGCCAGGGAGCGTGTCTTTCTATTGTCCCGGCCAGCAGTTTGTAGTGGGCGGCGATGCCCTGTTTTTCCAGAGTATCGGGCGTACCGATCTTCCCGGAGGCAATCACCATACCCTGCTGAAAAGCATACGGGAACAGCTATTCGTATTGCCGGACGAGGTGCGGGTATTCCCCGGCCATGGCCCTGCTACCAGTATCGGGTTCGAAAAAAGACATAACCCCTTCCTGCAGGAAGAATAG
- a CDS encoding polysaccharide biosynthesis C-terminal domain-containing protein, translated as MSIKNLAGQTIFYGLSNIVSKLLNYFLTPFYLTILSRASFGEMSNVYAYIPFANIVLTYGMETAFFRFAKKENKAHVLGTSTISLILSTISITLLMLMLRSPVINSYAGELAGLAGHPAYYTYVVLLMAFDALTAIPFAQLRLEGRPMKYAAIRIAGIVTTIFFNIFFLVICPKLYASGHHWLPDVSSGSEQTGYIYLSNMLGSAITLVLFLPQISKIEWKFNSGLWKQMMHYALPLIIVGMAGMVNETFDRAWFLPQFLPGDDMEAKKEIIALYSANYKLAILITMFIQAFRLGAEPYFFKQAESGDPRKIYARIMKLFVIMLCFMFLFVSLYLNIWKAFLRTPFYYQGMRIVPVLLLANMFLGIYYNLTIWFKLTDRTKTGAVITLITAVLAFLLNYWWIPVMGYYGAALATMVCYFVQMIICYLLGQKYYPIPYHLPKLITYVGLAIMVYYVFNWLNSRLLSPDNIYALRPLSLLVATFFFFAYGWFIFRMEKREFAKLPVIGRFIKR; from the coding sequence TTGAGTATAAAGAACCTGGCAGGACAAACGATATTTTACGGGTTAAGTAATATAGTGAGCAAGCTGCTCAATTATTTTCTTACCCCATTTTATCTGACTATCTTATCCCGTGCCTCATTCGGGGAAATGTCGAATGTGTATGCCTATATCCCATTTGCCAATATTGTGCTGACTTACGGAATGGAAACCGCGTTTTTCCGTTTCGCCAAAAAAGAGAACAAAGCGCATGTACTGGGTACTTCCACTATTTCCCTGATTCTTTCAACGATCAGCATCACCCTGTTGATGCTGATGCTCAGATCGCCGGTGATCAACTCATACGCAGGCGAGCTGGCTGGGCTGGCGGGGCATCCCGCTTATTATACGTATGTGGTGTTGCTGATGGCTTTTGACGCACTGACGGCCATTCCCTTTGCCCAGCTCCGACTGGAAGGCAGGCCGATGAAATATGCAGCCATTCGTATAGCCGGGATCGTGACTACTATCTTCTTCAACATATTTTTCCTGGTCATCTGCCCGAAACTGTATGCTTCCGGCCATCACTGGCTGCCGGATGTCAGCAGCGGAAGCGAGCAGACGGGTTACATTTACCTGAGTAACATGCTGGGCAGTGCAATCACCCTGGTGCTTTTCCTGCCTCAGATCAGCAAAATAGAATGGAAGTTCAATTCCGGCCTGTGGAAACAGATGATGCACTACGCCCTCCCACTGATCATTGTGGGGATGGCTGGCATGGTGAACGAAACTTTCGACAGGGCCTGGTTCCTGCCGCAGTTTCTTCCAGGGGATGACATGGAAGCCAAAAAGGAGATCATTGCGCTCTATAGTGCCAACTATAAACTGGCGATCCTGATCACTATGTTCATACAAGCGTTCAGGTTAGGTGCGGAACCTTATTTTTTCAAGCAGGCGGAAAGCGGGGATCCCCGGAAGATATACGCCAGGATCATGAAGCTGTTTGTAATCATGCTATGCTTCATGTTCCTTTTCGTTAGTCTTTACCTGAATATATGGAAAGCTTTCCTCCGGACTCCCTTCTATTATCAGGGCATGCGGATAGTACCGGTTTTACTGCTGGCCAATATGTTCCTGGGTATCTATTACAACCTGACGATCTGGTTCAAGCTCACCGACCGGACCAAAACCGGCGCGGTGATCACGCTCATCACTGCAGTACTCGCCTTCCTGCTCAATTACTGGTGGATACCTGTAATGGGGTATTATGGGGCTGCGTTAGCCACCATGGTGTGTTATTTCGTACAGATGATCATCTGTTATCTGCTGGGGCAGAAGTATTACCCGATCCCTTACCATCTTCCTAAACTCATTACCTATGTGGGATTGGCAATAATGGTATACTATGTGTTCAACTGGCTGAATTCCAGGCTGCTATCACCTGATAATATTTATGCCCTCCGGCCACTGTCGCTCTTAGTAGCTACCTTCTTCTTTTTCGCGTATGGCTGGTTCATTTTCCGGATGGAAAAGCGCGAATTTGCCAAATTACCGGTAATTGGCCGGTTTATAAAGCGGTAA
- a CDS encoding nucleotide pyrophosphohydrolase: MTIQEAQEKIDNWINTTGVRYFSELTNMAILTEEVGEVARIMARKYGDQSSKESDNKMLLADELADVMWVLLCLANQTGIDMTVALEKNFEKKNIRDAQRHHNNPKLKS, encoded by the coding sequence ATGACCATCCAGGAAGCACAGGAAAAAATCGATAACTGGATCAATACCACTGGTGTACGCTATTTTAGTGAACTCACCAATATGGCCATACTTACGGAAGAAGTCGGAGAAGTGGCGCGTATTATGGCCCGCAAATATGGCGACCAGTCATCGAAGGAAAGCGATAACAAAATGCTGCTGGCCGACGAGCTGGCCGATGTGATGTGGGTACTGCTCTGTCTTGCCAATCAAACCGGTATTGACATGACAGTAGCCCTGGAAAAGAACTTCGAAAAGAAAAATATACGTGATGCTCAACGTCATCATAATAATCCTAAATTAAAATCCTGA